In Electrophorus electricus isolate fEleEle1 chromosome 1, fEleEle1.pri, whole genome shotgun sequence, a single window of DNA contains:
- the pik3r5 gene encoding phosphoinositide 3-kinase regulatory subunit 5 isoform X1, which translates to MQHTTCTEDRIQHALDRCLDGLRSSESLTQSWNTGWCMNRWSLEELLKRDPENFLILLQQVVRRAREAQQEAEYELVAPLVIMFESTLLQTPYCPLNGTLLAEACEVFHGFLTWPEPYCSVCRRLLATLQQELRAPGISYHRLVSEEQGLTLTGVSQHSRAITVLLMNPVDVPPAFLSVVERMGGVDVSQRDTTITLIKHAFQATLGTKYPLPSIHLALQAFGEEELSQALCFVTELMESAAATAEPATARARVAKGLEELREKLNIPACNSRNGEGMLQILRLPIAKCYTVRWETDSFDVLNELLEAEPELACLHTSECPGEDDEGDADEEQELDEMEEFVSNGYVDPRASMFSTVSSLSTASKDSMLSTLSVASCEGSPLSTISSSSQASGTDSDFCEEAEDESPVPPAAKSKSSAGLSRRLSRLFRPRGGQSLSRAKSLGTAEAKDFLPAARSKRSNSVPQQALVRSANGQPGEGALEHLGPGPGHYRRRPILSSDEGEVPPGAPLLRVLVFGADHMAGRVARAYSSLRRQERECPRLSGAFRFRFFFVPVRRDPVGGGATGHFSSSPLKVGQEGLSDQLEDSTNDIARLLGTLDPWYERNTHCLLDLPLQIVCRTSRPELAEDSVEEALPILADLLLYYCRNATRPALLQLYQAELTLAGGETRTEFFIHSLELGHTAGTRAIKAMGAASKRFGIDGEREAMPLSLELVYNQVVISGRSQKTRAEKTCTSINLTKACRNPEELNPKMECLQLTVTEVLKRQNSKSKKSYNQQLSTTRVKVDKVQVHGSGSTTFAVCFDQDEKKILQSVTRCEVSVCYKPETSADWLRARTLSAQFQPLQPTFCSLLCLPIATFSGPQP; encoded by the exons ctgggtGGTGCATGAATCGCTGGAGTCTGGAAGAACTCTTGAAGAGGGATCCAGAAAACTTCCTGATCCTGCTCCAACAGGTCGTCAGGCGTGCGAGAGAG GCACAGCAGGAGGCTGAATATGAGTTGGTGGCCCCTCTGGTCATCATGTTCGAGTCGACGCTCCTGCAG ACCCCGTACTGTCCGCTGAATGGTACGCTCCTGGCCGAGGCATGTGAAGTGTTCCACGGCTTCCTGACGTGGCCAGAGCCCTACTGCAGTGTCTGCCGCCGTCTCCTAGCAACGCTACAGCAAGAGCTCCGAGCACCAG GAATTTCTTATCACAGGCTGGTGAGCGAGGAACAAGGACTCACTCTGACTGGCGTCAGTCAGCACTCCAGGGCAAT TACGGTGCTGCTGATGAACCCGGTGGATGTTCCTCCAGCGTTTCTGTCGGTCGTCGAGCGGATGGGTGGAGTAGATGTCTCTCAGAGAGACACCACCATCACCCTTATCAAACATGCCTTCCAAGCCACTCTAGGCACCAAataccctctgccctccatcCACCTGGCCCTGCAG GCTTTCGGTGAGGAGGAGCTGAGCCAGGCCCTTTGCTTCGTAACAGAGCTGATGGAGTCCGCAGCGGCCACGGCAGAGCCGGCTACAGCACGGGCTCGTGTAGCCAAGGGCCTGGAGGAGCTGCGAGAGAAACTCAACATCCCAGCATGCAACAGCAGGAATGGAGAGG gGATGTTGCAGATTCTTAGGTTGCCTATAGCCAAGTGCTACACGGTCCGCTGGGAGACTGACAGCTTTG ACGTCCTGAATGAACTCCTGGAGGCGGAGCCAGAGCTGGCCTGTCTACACACCTCCGAGTGTCCGGGCGAGGACGACGAAGGTGACGCGGACGAAGAACAGGAGCTGGACGAGATGGAGGAGTTTGTGTCCAACGGCTACGTGGACCCACGAGCATCCATGTTTTCCACCGTGTCGTCCTTGTCCACGGCGTCCAAGGACTCCATGTTGTCCACCCTGTCCGTGGCGTCGTGCGAGGGCTCGCCCCTATccaccatctcctcctcctcgcaGGCGTCCGGCACGGACAGCGACTTCTGCGAGGAGGCGGAGGACGAATCCCCGGTGCCGCCGGCCGCCAAGTCCAAGAGCAGCGCGGGCCTGTCCAGGCGCCTGTCCCGGCTCTTCCGTCCGCGTGGCGGACAGTCGCTGTCCCGCGCTAAGAGCCTGGGTACGGCCGAAGCCAAGGACTTCCTGCCCGCTGCCCGCTCCAAGCGCTCCAACTCGGTCCCGCAACAGGCGTTGGTGCGCAGCGCCAATGGGCAGCCAGGTGAGGGCGCCCTGGAGCACCTGGGCCCGGGCCCCGGCCACTACAGGAGGCGGCCAATCCTGAGCAGCGACGAGGGTGAGGTCCCGCCCGGTGCCCCCCTGCTCAGGGTGCTGGTGTTCGGGGCAGACCACATGGCCGGCAGGGTGGCCCGAGCTTATAGCAGCCTGAGGAGACAGGAAAGGGAATGTCCCCGCCTGTCCGGGGCCTTCCGCTTCAGGTTCTTCTTTGTGCCAGTCCGGAGAGACCCAGTGGGAGGCGGAGCCACAGGACACTTCTCTAGCAGCCCGCTGAAGGTGGGACAG gaggGCCTGTCGGACCAGCTGGAGGACAGTACCAATGACATCGCCCGCCTACTTGGCACTCTGGACCCCTGGTACGAGAGAAACACGCACTGTCTGCTCGACCTGCCACTGCAGATCGTCTGTCGG acgTCCAGGCCTGAGCTTGCGGAGGACTCGGTGGAAGAAGCCTTGCCCATCCTGGCTGACCTGCTGCTCTACTACTGCAGAAACGCAACTCGGCCTGCACTTCTACAGCTCTACCAGGCAGAG CTGACTCTAGCTGGCGGAGAGACGAGGACTGAGTTCTTCATCCACTCCCTGGAGCTCGGTCACACGGCAGGGACCAGAGCCATCAAAGCCATGG GGGCAGCAAGTAAGAGGTTTGGCATCGACGGAGAGCGGGAGGCCATGCCTCTGTCCCTTGAGCTGGTTTATAACCAG GTGGTTATTAGTGGGAGGAGTCAGAAGACCAGAGCAGAGAAGACTTGCACTTCAATAAATCTGACCAAGGCATGTAGGAATCCAGAGGAACTCA ATCCTAAAATGGAGTGTCTGCAGCTGACTGTGACAGAGGTTCTGAAGAGACAGAACTCCAAATCGAAGAAGAGCTACAACCAG CAACTGAGCACCACCCGGGTGAAGGTGGACAAGGTGCAGGTGCATGGCTCTGGTAGCACCACGTTCGCCGTCTGCTTTGATCAGGACGAGAAGAAGATTCTTCAGAGTGTCACTCG GTGCGAGGTGTCCGTGTGCTATAAGCCAGAGACCTCTGCTGACTGGCTGAGAGCGAGGACTCTGTCTGCTCAGTTCCAGCCTCTGCAGCCAAcgttctgctctctgctctgcctccCCATCGCCACATTCAGTGGACCCCAGCCGTGA
- the pik3r5 gene encoding phosphoinositide 3-kinase regulatory subunit 5 isoform X2, with amino-acid sequence MQHTTCTEDRIQHALDRCLDGLRSSESLTQSWNTGWCMNRWSLEELLKRDPENFLILLQQVVRRAREAQQEAEYELVAPLVIMFESTLLQTPYCPLNGTLLAEACEVFHGFLTWPEPYCSVCRRLLATLQQELRAPGISYHRLVSEEQGLTLTGVSQHSRAITVLLMNPVDVPPAFLSVVERMGGVDVSQRDTTITLIKHAFQATLGTKYPLPSIHLALQAFGEEELSQALCFVTELMESAAATAEPATARARVAKGLEELREKLNIPACNSRNGEGMLQILRLPIAKCYTVRWETDSFDVLNELLEAEPELACLHTSECPGEDDEGDADEEQELDEMEEFVSNGYVDPRASMFSTVSSLSTASKDSMLSTLSVASCEGSPLSTISSSSQASGTDSDFCEEAEDESPVPPAAKSKSSAGLSRRLSRLFRPRGGQSLSRAKSLGTAEAKDFLPAARSKRSNSVPQQALVRSANGQPGEGALEHLGPGPGHYRRRPILSSDEGEVPPGAPLLRVLVFGADHMAGRVARAYSSLRRQERECPRLSGAFRFRFFFVPVRRDPVGGGATGHFSSSPLKVGQEGLSDQLEDSTNDIARLLGTLDPWYERNTHCLLDLPLQIVCRQTSRPELAEDSVEEALPILADLLLYYCRNATRPALLQLYQAELTLAGGETRTEFFIHSLELGHTAGTRAIKAMGAASKRFGIDGEREAMPLSLELVYNQVVISGRSQKTRAEKTCTSINLTKACRNPEELNPKMECLQLTVTEVLKRQNSKSKKSYNQQLSTTRVKVDKVQVHGSGSTTFAVCFDQDEKKILQSVTRCEVSVCYKPETSADWLRARTLSAQFQPLQPTFCSLLCLPIATFSGPQP; translated from the exons ctgggtGGTGCATGAATCGCTGGAGTCTGGAAGAACTCTTGAAGAGGGATCCAGAAAACTTCCTGATCCTGCTCCAACAGGTCGTCAGGCGTGCGAGAGAG GCACAGCAGGAGGCTGAATATGAGTTGGTGGCCCCTCTGGTCATCATGTTCGAGTCGACGCTCCTGCAG ACCCCGTACTGTCCGCTGAATGGTACGCTCCTGGCCGAGGCATGTGAAGTGTTCCACGGCTTCCTGACGTGGCCAGAGCCCTACTGCAGTGTCTGCCGCCGTCTCCTAGCAACGCTACAGCAAGAGCTCCGAGCACCAG GAATTTCTTATCACAGGCTGGTGAGCGAGGAACAAGGACTCACTCTGACTGGCGTCAGTCAGCACTCCAGGGCAAT TACGGTGCTGCTGATGAACCCGGTGGATGTTCCTCCAGCGTTTCTGTCGGTCGTCGAGCGGATGGGTGGAGTAGATGTCTCTCAGAGAGACACCACCATCACCCTTATCAAACATGCCTTCCAAGCCACTCTAGGCACCAAataccctctgccctccatcCACCTGGCCCTGCAG GCTTTCGGTGAGGAGGAGCTGAGCCAGGCCCTTTGCTTCGTAACAGAGCTGATGGAGTCCGCAGCGGCCACGGCAGAGCCGGCTACAGCACGGGCTCGTGTAGCCAAGGGCCTGGAGGAGCTGCGAGAGAAACTCAACATCCCAGCATGCAACAGCAGGAATGGAGAGG gGATGTTGCAGATTCTTAGGTTGCCTATAGCCAAGTGCTACACGGTCCGCTGGGAGACTGACAGCTTTG ACGTCCTGAATGAACTCCTGGAGGCGGAGCCAGAGCTGGCCTGTCTACACACCTCCGAGTGTCCGGGCGAGGACGACGAAGGTGACGCGGACGAAGAACAGGAGCTGGACGAGATGGAGGAGTTTGTGTCCAACGGCTACGTGGACCCACGAGCATCCATGTTTTCCACCGTGTCGTCCTTGTCCACGGCGTCCAAGGACTCCATGTTGTCCACCCTGTCCGTGGCGTCGTGCGAGGGCTCGCCCCTATccaccatctcctcctcctcgcaGGCGTCCGGCACGGACAGCGACTTCTGCGAGGAGGCGGAGGACGAATCCCCGGTGCCGCCGGCCGCCAAGTCCAAGAGCAGCGCGGGCCTGTCCAGGCGCCTGTCCCGGCTCTTCCGTCCGCGTGGCGGACAGTCGCTGTCCCGCGCTAAGAGCCTGGGTACGGCCGAAGCCAAGGACTTCCTGCCCGCTGCCCGCTCCAAGCGCTCCAACTCGGTCCCGCAACAGGCGTTGGTGCGCAGCGCCAATGGGCAGCCAGGTGAGGGCGCCCTGGAGCACCTGGGCCCGGGCCCCGGCCACTACAGGAGGCGGCCAATCCTGAGCAGCGACGAGGGTGAGGTCCCGCCCGGTGCCCCCCTGCTCAGGGTGCTGGTGTTCGGGGCAGACCACATGGCCGGCAGGGTGGCCCGAGCTTATAGCAGCCTGAGGAGACAGGAAAGGGAATGTCCCCGCCTGTCCGGGGCCTTCCGCTTCAGGTTCTTCTTTGTGCCAGTCCGGAGAGACCCAGTGGGAGGCGGAGCCACAGGACACTTCTCTAGCAGCCCGCTGAAGGTGGGACAG gaggGCCTGTCGGACCAGCTGGAGGACAGTACCAATGACATCGCCCGCCTACTTGGCACTCTGGACCCCTGGTACGAGAGAAACACGCACTGTCTGCTCGACCTGCCACTGCAGATCGTCTGTCGG cagacgTCCAGGCCTGAGCTTGCGGAGGACTCGGTGGAAGAAGCCTTGCCCATCCTGGCTGACCTGCTGCTCTACTACTGCAGAAACGCAACTCGGCCTGCACTTCTACAGCTCTACCAGGCAGAG CTGACTCTAGCTGGCGGAGAGACGAGGACTGAGTTCTTCATCCACTCCCTGGAGCTCGGTCACACGGCAGGGACCAGAGCCATCAAAGCCATGG GGGCAGCAAGTAAGAGGTTTGGCATCGACGGAGAGCGGGAGGCCATGCCTCTGTCCCTTGAGCTGGTTTATAACCAG GTGGTTATTAGTGGGAGGAGTCAGAAGACCAGAGCAGAGAAGACTTGCACTTCAATAAATCTGACCAAGGCATGTAGGAATCCAGAGGAACTCA ATCCTAAAATGGAGTGTCTGCAGCTGACTGTGACAGAGGTTCTGAAGAGACAGAACTCCAAATCGAAGAAGAGCTACAACCAG CAACTGAGCACCACCCGGGTGAAGGTGGACAAGGTGCAGGTGCATGGCTCTGGTAGCACCACGTTCGCCGTCTGCTTTGATCAGGACGAGAAGAAGATTCTTCAGAGTGTCACTCG GTGCGAGGTGTCCGTGTGCTATAAGCCAGAGACCTCTGCTGACTGGCTGAGAGCGAGGACTCTGTCTGCTCAGTTCCAGCCTCTGCAGCCAAcgttctgctctctgctctgcctccCCATCGCCACATTCAGTGGACCCCAGCCGTGA